In a single window of the Rhodanobacter sp. LX-99 genome:
- a CDS encoding copper chaperone PCu(A)C — MKSSTLSLLLSGLLLAGGAHATDADHIRASHAWIRVLPGTLPAGAYVTLENDGEQPVTLRGAGSKVYAEVMLHQSSRAGGMSRMSMVDAVNVPAHGKAELAPAGYHLMLMQPNAPVKPGDTVTLTLQFGDGSTLATDFIARPANALDAGDGHADHAMPAMDHGAMPHGH; from the coding sequence ATGAAGTCATCCACGCTGTCGTTGCTGCTGTCCGGCCTGCTGCTGGCCGGCGGCGCCCACGCCACCGACGCCGACCACATCCGCGCCAGCCACGCCTGGATCCGCGTGCTGCCCGGCACGCTACCGGCCGGCGCCTATGTCACGCTGGAAAACGACGGCGAGCAGCCGGTCACGCTGCGTGGCGCCGGCAGCAAGGTGTACGCCGAGGTGATGCTGCACCAGAGTTCGCGCGCGGGCGGCATGAGCCGCATGAGCATGGTCGACGCGGTGAACGTGCCCGCGCACGGCAAGGCGGAGCTGGCGCCGGCCGGCTACCACCTGATGCTGATGCAGCCGAACGCGCCGGTGAAACCCGGCGACACCGTCACCCTGACGCTGCAGTTCGGCGACGGCAGCACGCTGGCCACCGATTTCATCGCGCGCCCGGCAAATGCACTGGATGCCGGCGACGGACACGCCGACCACGCGATGCCGGCGATGGACCACGGCGCGATGCCGCACGGCCACTGA
- a CDS encoding SCO family protein, producing the protein MKPRHWLRPALLFLLLAAGLLLGGCHRGEPLPFRLTNISGHMPDLDFELTDDSGKAVTGADYRGKVAVLYFGYTHCPDVCPLTLAQLHVVMQRLGPLADGARILFVSVDPARDTPAIMHAYVNAFDPRAVGLTGSARAVEALSKRYRSAFTREPGSADGAYEVSHSSAIYVFDRDGRARVLATPSASQDDLVHDLHLLLDTGATP; encoded by the coding sequence ATGAAGCCCCGCCACTGGCTGCGCCCCGCCCTGCTGTTCCTGCTGCTTGCCGCCGGCCTGCTGCTGGGCGGCTGCCACCGCGGCGAGCCGCTGCCGTTCCGGCTGACCAACATCAGCGGGCACATGCCCGACCTCGACTTCGAGCTCACCGACGACAGCGGCAAGGCCGTCACCGGCGCCGACTACCGCGGCAAGGTGGCGGTGCTGTACTTCGGCTACACCCACTGTCCCGACGTCTGCCCGCTGACCCTGGCGCAGTTGCACGTCGTGATGCAGCGGCTGGGGCCGCTGGCCGACGGCGCACGCATCCTGTTCGTCAGCGTCGATCCGGCGCGCGACACCCCGGCGATCATGCACGCCTACGTCAACGCGTTCGACCCGCGCGCCGTCGGCCTCACCGGCAGTGCCCGCGCGGTCGAAGCGCTGAGCAAGCGCTATCGCTCGGCGTTCACCCGCGAGCCCGGCTCGGCCGACGGCGCCTACGAAGTCAGCCACAGCTCGGCGATCTACGTGTTCGACCGCGACGGCCGCGCCCGCGTGCTGGCCACGCCGTCCGCCTCGCAGGACGACCTGGTGCACGACCTGCACCTGCTGCTCGACACCGGAGCCACCCCATGA
- a CDS encoding DUF423 domain-containing protein, translated as MRQIVSTRVALLVGIAGASAVLLGAFGAHALRGVLDARGAELWHTAVNYHAWHALALAVAAGLGCGRGRRVAMLAFVVGIVLFSGSLYALALGAPRWVGIITPLGGLAFVAGWLALGWALRTRNE; from the coding sequence ATGCGACAAATTGTCAGTACCCGCGTCGCCTTGCTGGTCGGCATCGCCGGCGCCAGCGCGGTGCTGCTGGGCGCGTTCGGCGCGCATGCGCTGCGCGGCGTGCTCGATGCCCGTGGCGCCGAGTTGTGGCATACGGCGGTGAACTACCACGCATGGCATGCGCTGGCGCTGGCCGTGGCGGCCGGGCTGGGCTGTGGCCGCGGCAGGCGCGTCGCGATGCTGGCGTTCGTCGTCGGCATCGTGCTGTTCAGCGGCAGCCTGTACGCATTGGCGCTGGGTGCGCCGCGCTGGGTCGGGATCATCACGCCGCTCGGCGGGCTCGCCTTCGTCGCCGGCTGGCTCGCGCTCGGGTGGGCGTTGCGCACTCGTAACGAATAG